In Blastopirellula sp. J2-11, a single genomic region encodes these proteins:
- a CDS encoding GDSL-type esterase/lipase family protein, giving the protein MTFRNSCRALIAASLVLSMTLPLTAQKTADADAKFTIPETDEELPGTGPIRRYDWFRNLWQAKRSGWSQQVAADQGAVVFLGDSITQGWGDNMGGNFGDMKVANRGISGDTTRGMLIRLQEDVLALHPRAVVMLMGTNDLDEHAEPETIAANFELIIAALKKHNAEMPIIVCKVFPSSEKKNRPADKIKQVNQLYEKVVHGDPQITVLDTWTLFADEKGDAKAEEFPDLLHPNQAGYAMWAATLRPIFATLGYLETEQDDFENEPGFVSLFNGKDLTGWQFHATPPRKGKPGGISRPEVPQTITFDGKTSSDDGRYVAVNGRLVVTTPAEGRRIQQLWTTQEFAQDFVLKLEFRATPNADSGVFIRQPQLQCRDYVLAGPYTELKNYKPQDWNELVVTVKDNTAHCTCNGELLEEALKVPATGGIGLEGDRGQMEYRRIRLKELQ; this is encoded by the coding sequence ATGACCTTCAGAAACTCCTGCCGCGCGCTGATCGCCGCTTCACTTGTCTTGTCGATGACTCTGCCGTTGACGGCGCAAAAAACTGCGGACGCCGACGCGAAGTTCACAATACCGGAGACCGACGAAGAATTGCCTGGGACGGGACCGATTCGTCGCTATGACTGGTTCCGCAATCTGTGGCAAGCGAAACGGAGCGGTTGGTCCCAGCAAGTCGCCGCCGATCAAGGCGCCGTCGTCTTTCTCGGTGACTCGATCACCCAAGGTTGGGGCGACAATATGGGGGGCAATTTTGGCGATATGAAGGTCGCCAATCGCGGGATCAGCGGCGATACGACCCGAGGGATGTTAATTCGCCTGCAGGAAGATGTTCTCGCACTTCATCCGCGTGCCGTCGTCATGCTGATGGGAACCAACGATCTGGACGAACATGCTGAGCCAGAAACGATCGCCGCCAATTTCGAGCTAATCATTGCGGCGCTGAAGAAGCATAACGCCGAGATGCCGATTATCGTCTGCAAAGTCTTCCCCAGTTCTGAAAAGAAGAATCGCCCGGCCGACAAAATCAAACAGGTGAACCAGCTGTACGAAAAAGTGGTTCACGGCGATCCGCAAATCACCGTACTCGATACTTGGACCCTTTTCGCAGACGAAAAGGGTGACGCCAAAGCGGAGGAGTTTCCCGATCTGCTTCACCCCAACCAAGCCGGTTATGCAATGTGGGCTGCGACTTTGCGACCGATCTTTGCGACGCTAGGCTATCTCGAAACCGAACAGGACGATTTTGAAAATGAGCCAGGCTTCGTCAGCCTGTTCAACGGCAAAGATCTGACCGGCTGGCAATTTCATGCGACGCCGCCGCGAAAAGGAAAGCCGGGCGGCATTTCTCGTCCCGAAGTTCCGCAGACCATCACGTTCGACGGTAAGACCTCCAGCGATGACGGTCGCTACGTTGCGGTCAATGGACGCTTGGTTGTGACGACTCCGGCCGAAGGACGTCGCATACAACAGCTTTGGACTACACAAGAATTCGCACAAGACTTTGTTTTGAAACTGGAGTTTCGCGCCACTCCCAACGCCGACAGCGGCGTCTTCATCCGTCAACCGCAGCTGCAATGCCGCGACTATGTGCTGGCTGGTCCCTACACCGAACTAAAGAACTACAAGCCGCAAGATTGGAACGAACTGGTCGTCACGGTCAAAGACAACACCGCCCACTGCACTTGTAACGGCGAACTGTTGGAAGAAGCGCTGAAGGTTCCGGCAACCGGCGGCATCGGCCTGGAAGGAGATCGCGGGCAAATGGAGTATCGCCGGATTCGGTTAAAAGAGTTGCAGTAG